The genomic DNA CTTTGAGTGGACGGAATATGATAGCATGATGAGCGATAATGAGGTCTGCCTTTATGCGGATCGCCTCTTCAACAACCTCATCATTGACATCAAGAGCTACCAGTATGTTTTTGATCTCTTTTTGCAGACTGCCCAGTTGAAGGCCGATTCTGTCGTCCGGAACGGCCAAATATTTTGGAGCCAACTGCTCCATATAGCTAATTACCGTTTGTCCTTTGGCAAACATGTAAGTACCTCCTCTAGCTGTTCAATTTGCTTGCGTAATTGTTGCTGCTTTTGCTGCGCCGATTCCTGCTCTGACCGCGCCAACTGTGCAAGCACATTTTGGAGCTTATGAATTTCCAGCTTCCATTTACGGAAAAAGACTTCATTGGGCTCTCTGACCAGCAACGGTCCAAGCTGTTCCAGCCAATTCTGCGTCAATACTAGCGAGCTACCGGAAAGGGCTAACGGTCGGTACAGTTCGCCCTGCTTCACAGGACTATCCGACACGGGTACAGCCGTCAAAACTTCGTATATCTTTCCGTCTTCTTCCATAATATGCTCGCCTGTCAATACCCATTGATGCTCGATCAGCCATCGACGCAAAATATCCTCGCCTACGTTTGGTTGTAAAATAAGCCGCTTCACTGAAGCCAGCTTGTCTTTCCCCCGCTCCAAAATGGAAGCGATTAAGGATCCACCCATGCCGGCTATCGTAATAATATCAACCTCATGGGCTATAATTACGGCCAAACCGTCGCCTTTTCTAACCGTTATGCGGTCAGCCAGGCCTGCTTCAACGACTTGCTTTTGAGCCGCTCGCAACGGCCCATCATTGACTTCGCCCGCCACAGCTTGCGTTACCCGACCACTGCGCACCGCAGCCACAGGCAAAAGCCCATGGTCAGAGCCAATATCCGCTAATCTGCTCCCGACAGGAATTTGTTCCATAATATACTGTAATCGTTGAGAAAGCTTCATGACGTCACCCACGTAATCCATTTTTTTCGAGTCCAAAATAAAATCCATACAACAATAGCCAACTTTAATAAGGCGTACAATACAACCTCTCCCGGCGCTTGAAGGCGCAGCACGATCATGTCTGCTTCAGGCATGAAAACCAATGTCATTCCGATAGCAAAATAAACCGAAGCCAGACGTGAAAAGCGGCGATGTACCCACCAGCTTAACCCTACAAGTAATGCTACATGTAAAATCCAAAATCCCTCAAGCATCACGTAAGAAGCTGTAGGCCAGTATCGCCCTATAAGCACTGCGTATACCAAAAGCAGTGCGATAAAACCACAATAGTGAAGCAACCCGATACGCAAGGTTAAGCCCACAAGGCACCATACCAGCCCACACAAACCGACAAGAACAAGAAACCAAAATTTAGGCTCACCTTGGTGAAGCTGAATAATCCACACACCTGAACCCAGCATAATCACACTGCCCAAGGTACTCAGCATGGTGCTCATGCTCTTTTCTGAAGAATGCCAAACGGCGGCCACTCCATAGCAGATCCCGGTTATTGCACATGCCGAGAATATTTGCATTGCCAACGGAAAAGCGGTAAAATAAAAACCGATCAAACAAATGCAGGAAATAATGACAAAACCAAGAAGCCAGGCGATTCCATGCCCGTTTCTAAGATATGTAAGTAGCCCGGTGCTACTGTGGCTATGGCTCTGGGACGGATTTTCGTCCTCCCGGTAGAGATTAGACAAAAAATCGCAATATTGCTCAGGGAGCAGCCGACTTCGCCGCCAATGCTCAATTTCATGTAACAGTATTGCCCGTTTTTTCTCCTGGTCCAAGCTTTTCCCCTCCACCAAGGTTGCCATGGGATAAAAAAGACCTCCTGCGCGCTTCAAGCCGCAGAAGGTCCGCAATGTTACACTTTCTATTCGAGGAAATCCTTCAGTCGCTTACTGCGGCTTGGATGGCGCAGCTTGCGCAGCGCTTTAGCCTCAATCTGACGAATACGTTCGCGTGTAACACCGAACACTTTACCCACTTCCTCAAGGGTCCTGGTTCTACCGTCGTCCAAACCAAAACGGAGACGCAAGACGTTCTCTTCCCGTTCGGTCAACGTATCCAGAACATCCTCAAGCTGTTCCTTCAGAAGTTCATAGGCAGCCGCATCCGCAGGCGCCAGCGCTTCCTGATCCTCAATGAAATCCCCCAAATGTGAATCATCTTCTTCACCAATTGGCGTTTCCAATGAAACCGGTTCTTGGGCAATTTTCATAATTTCTCGTACTTTCTCCACGCTCAGCTCCATCTCCGCAGCCACTTCTTCTGGCGTAGGTTCCCGTCCCAGCTCTTGCAACAGTTGACGAGATACCCGAATCAACTTGTTGATCGTCTCTACCATGTGCACAGGAATACGGATTGTTCTTGCCTGATCGGCTATAGCGCGCGTAATGGCCTGACGAATCCACCAGGTTGCATACGTACTGAATTTAAATCCTTTTTCGTAATCAAATTTTTCTACTGCCTTAATCAGACCCATGTTACCTTCCTGAATCAGATCCAGGAAAAGCATTCCACGGCCAACATAACGCTTGGCAATACTTACAACCAGACGCAAATTCGCTTCTGCGAGTCGACGTTTGGCTTCTTCATCACCGTTGTTGATCCGTTTTGCCAGCTCTACCTCATCATCAGCGGAAAGGAGTGGTACACGGCCGATTTCCTTCAGGTACATCCGGACCGGATCATTGATTTTAATACCGGGAGGCAGGCTCAGATCGTCATCGTAGTTAAAGTCATCCCCGTCATTGTTCTCCGGGTCGTCGTTTTGACGCAATCTGGTAACTTCTTCGTCGTTGTCATTTACTACCTCAATCCCCAAGTCACCCAGTTGCTCATAAAACTCATCCATTTGCTCGGGGTCTTGATCAAACGACGATAGTTTTTCCATGATATCTTTGTAGTTCAGAGAGGAACTTTTTTTACCCAACTCAATCAATTGATCTTTAACCTGATCCAGTGTCAGTTCCGTCTCCAGTTCAGTATGCTGATCATTCGCCATCTTTCGACTCCCTCCTCCCTAGAAACATCCGACCTCTGTGTGTTCATTGTCTCTCTAGGGCTATAATCTCAATTACAATTTGTGCTGCGCGTAAAGCATCACCAGAACGCTCCGCGGCTCTCATTTCTTCTCTCTTCAAATCCAATTGCTTCTGCAATGGAAATTTGCACACCTGCTGAATACAATCGTCCAATACGTGTGGCGATACATCTGGAGCATCCATCATCATAATCGAGCTTACGGTTTTCTCCAGACGGTCGTCTTGAAGAGAAGAAATAAATCGGCTTGTATCCGGTAATTTACCTTGTGCATAATAGGCGTATAGATAAGCAGCAATTGCTGCATGATCCTCAATATTAAAGGCATCCCCCAGATGCTTCTCCACATATTGTGCAGTTTCTGCATCCTGCATCATCCAGTGGAGTAATCTGCGTTCCGCCACATGATAAGCTGGCATAACATTTGGTTTTGCAATCTGCCCGTTTTTATGCCTACCATTATTCCACCGATTTTCGTTATTATCCCCAAAGTCCTGTTTTTTTTGCAGGGACTGTCGGAGTAAATTGCATTCTTGCTTTAAGGTTTCAAAATCCACCTTGACTTCAGCTGACACTTCGCGCAAATACACTTCCCGCTCGGTCGGGGATGACAGAGGTGCAATGACATTTAATGCTTCGCGGGAGTACGCGATTCTTCCTTCTTCCTCTTGCAGTATATGGTTTTTTTTCAGATATATAAGCTTAAATTTCACCGTTGAAACGGCACTTTCGATAATTTGGCGCTGAAACCTTTCCCCACCGTATTGCCGGATAAAATCATCCGGGTCCATACCGTCGCTGACCAGCGCTACCTTAACGTGAAGTCCCGCATTTTCCAACAACGGAAAATTTTTGAGCGCAGCAGCTTGTCCTGCCCGG from Paenibacillus sp. FSL R10-2782 includes the following:
- a CDS encoding class I SAM-dependent methyltransferase — encoded protein: MKLSQRLQYIMEQIPVGSRLADIGSDHGLLPVAAVRSGRVTQAVAGEVNDGPLRAAQKQVVEAGLADRITVRKGDGLAVIIAHEVDIITIAGMGGSLIASILERGKDKLASVKRLILQPNVGEDILRRWLIEHQWVLTGEHIMEEDGKIYEVLTAVPVSDSPVKQGELYRPLALSGSSLVLTQNWLEQLGPLLVREPNEVFFRKWKLEIHKLQNVLAQLARSEQESAQQKQQQLRKQIEQLEEVLTCLPKDKR
- the rpoD gene encoding RNA polymerase sigma factor RpoD — encoded protein: MANDQHTELETELTLDQVKDQLIELGKKSSSLNYKDIMEKLSSFDQDPEQMDEFYEQLGDLGIEVVNDNDEEVTRLRQNDDPENNDGDDFNYDDDLSLPPGIKINDPVRMYLKEIGRVPLLSADDEVELAKRINNGDEEAKRRLAEANLRLVVSIAKRYVGRGMLFLDLIQEGNMGLIKAVEKFDYEKGFKFSTYATWWIRQAITRAIADQARTIRIPVHMVETINKLIRVSRQLLQELGREPTPEEVAAEMELSVEKVREIMKIAQEPVSLETPIGEEDDSHLGDFIEDQEALAPADAAAYELLKEQLEDVLDTLTEREENVLRLRFGLDDGRTRTLEEVGKVFGVTRERIRQIEAKALRKLRHPSRSKRLKDFLE